The following are encoded in a window of Psilocybe cubensis strain MGC-MH-2018 chromosome 4, whole genome shotgun sequence genomic DNA:
- a CDS encoding Aspartate--tRNA ligase, mitochondrial has translation MGWLLPERKVKTIHKSFFHLKDSYGSTQLLVDHLRGSSWAELSQIPVESTVLIEGNVVLRPVHARKPGPTGSIDVDVDKVVLLNPANEQCMPFLPSNIHNLPNEELRARYRYLDLRRTVLSDNLKKRSQVTHIIRNVLHGFTEVETPVLLRSSPEGAREFLVPARSAVAAPDVGNADPVFYALSQSPQQPKQLLICSGGVDKYFQIAKCFRDEDGRKDRQPEFTQVDLEMAFVSWGENQVSDLVEKSSNVWRIGGLEVRQIAEDLFGSDKPDTRFGLEIINISDVLHANQTSPLTDSILECIVVRKSTDSDFIKASRALAPEADTNIEHITLTEANRETWLSNSKAISHVYSNIAPTDLVTVNKALNLKPGDDIWLSYRPRRPTGGSTSLGRVRLQICEQAQVRGEFVITKDPHFLWITEFPLFTRDDADKDHLAHGRWSSSHHPFTAPMWEDIGALYRGEAENVRGQHYDLVLNGVEIGGGSVRVHDAKMQDYIFTTILGLTDEEKHPFQQLLHALQCGAPPHGGIALGLDRIMAILCKTQSIRDVIAFPKSASGTDLLFKSPAAVSREALEEYGIMPRQTSA, from the exons ATGGGCTGGTTACTTCCCGAGCG CAAAGTAAAGACCATACACAAGTCTTTTTTCCATCTAAAGGACTCCTATGGGTCCACTCAGCTTCTCGTGGACCATCTCCGTGGTTCTTCTTGGGCAGAGCTTTCTCAGATACCCGTGGAATCCACAGTCCTAATAGAGGGCAATGTTGTGCTGCGGCCTGTCCATGCTCGGAAACCT GGCCCTACCGGTTCtattgatgtcgatgtcgacaAGGTCGTTCTTCTAAACCCTGCAAATGAACAGTGTATGCCCTTTCTTCCCTCCAATATCCATAATCTG CCAAATGAAGAGCTCCGTGCACGGTACCGATATCTAGATTTGAGGCGTACCGTCTTGTCAGACAATCTCAAGAAACGCAGTCAAGTAACTCATATAATTCGCAACGTGCTTCACG GTTTTACCGAAGTCGAGACTCCTGTTCTTCTCAGATCTTCGCCTGAAGGCGCGCGTGAATTTCTTGTCCCCGCTCGGTCGGCGGTCGCAGCTCCGGACGTCGGGAATGCAGATCCAGTCTTCTACGCATTGTCTCAATCGCCTCAGCAACCGAAACAGCTCCTTATATGTTCTGGAGGCGTCGATAAATACTTCCAGATCGCAAAATGTTTCCGAGATGAAGACGGTCGCAAAGACAGGCAGCCCGAGTTTACCCAGGTCGATCTTGAGATGGCCTTTGTCTCTTGGGGTGAAAATCAAGTTTCCGATCTTGTCGAAAAAAGTTCAAACGTCTGGCGGATCGGCGGCCTTGAAGTTCGCCAGATAGCCGAAGACTTG ttcGGTTCTGATAAACCTGACACTCGATTCGGACTTGAG ATCATCAATATTAGTGATGTTTTACACGCTAATCAGACATCTCCATTAACGGATTCAATACTTGAATGCATTGTGGTTAGAAAGTCTACTGATTCGGACTTCATAAAAGCTTCACGGGCCTTAGCACCAGAAGCAGACACCAACATC GAACACATTACCCTTACAGAAGCCAATCGAGAAACATGGCTTTCCAACAGCAAGGCCATTTCTCATGTATATTCTAACATTGCTCCCACGGACCTTGTGACGGTGAACAAGGCCCTCAATCTGAAGCCAGGAGATGATATATGGCTTAGCTATAGGCCCCGTCGTCCGACG GGTGGGTCCACTTCTCTCGGCAGAGTCaggctacaaatctgtgaaCAAGCTCAAGTACGAG GAGAGTTTGTCATCACCAAAGACCCGCACTTCCTATGGATAACCGAGTTCCCTTTATTTACTCGGGACGATGCAGACAAGGATCATCTGGCCCATGGCCGATGGAGTAGctcacatcatccttttaCAGCACCAATGTGGGAGGATATCGGCGCCCTGTATCGCGGGGAGGCGGAAAAC GTTCGCGGGCAGCATTATGATCTCGTCTTGAATGGGGTCGAAATTGGTGGAGGCTCGGTCCGGGTCCACGACGCTAAAATGCAGGATTACATATTTACAACTATCCTGGGG CTGACTGACGAAGAAAAACATCCTTTCCAACAACTCCTGCATGCCCTTCAATGCGGCGCCCCTCCACATGGTGGCATTGCGCTAG GTCTGGATCGCATCATGGCCATCCTTTGCAAGACCCAATCAATACGCGATGTTATTGCCTTTCCCAAGTCGGCTTCAGGGACTGACCTTTTGTTCAAGAGCCCAGCCGCTGTTAGCCGCGAAGCTTTGGAAGAATACGGTATAATGCCAAGACAGACGTCAGCTTAA